From one Streptomyces spiramyceticus genomic stretch:
- a CDS encoding ATP synthase F0 subunit B: protein MDVQKKLDEIVEAVGSARSMPMSASCVVNRADLLSMLEEVRQALPGSLAQAQELIGGREQLAEQARQEAERIIESAHAQRGSLISDTEVARRSQEEADRILAEARREAEEIRAEADEYVDSKLANFEVVLTKTLGSVDRGREKLLGRGPGLDEQGYADEEAPERSHDPETLRQRADEYVDTKLGAFEAVLSKTLDAVGRGRQKLHGRVASDDLGAHMVAQDGAGQQHSSDADFLADLAEPQGALAPQDVVPMDVVPMDVVPVPEQPQIPAQQPYDPYGYQQPQPQQPQDPYAYQQHQQDPYAGQQQDPYGYQQQDPYAYQQQGYDQGYGQQPQVPAQPPQQAAALDETSLFDTSMIDLDQLREYEQGR from the coding sequence GTGGACGTGCAGAAGAAGCTCGACGAGATCGTCGAGGCGGTCGGCAGCGCCCGGTCCATGCCCATGTCGGCCTCGTGCGTGGTCAACCGCGCCGATCTGCTCTCGATGCTCGAAGAGGTGCGCCAGGCGCTGCCCGGCTCCCTCGCACAGGCCCAGGAGCTGATCGGCGGCCGCGAGCAGCTGGCCGAACAGGCCCGCCAGGAGGCCGAGCGGATCATCGAGTCCGCGCACGCCCAGCGCGGCTCGCTCATCTCCGACACCGAGGTCGCCCGGCGCTCCCAGGAGGAGGCCGACCGCATCCTCGCCGAGGCCCGCCGTGAGGCCGAGGAGATCCGCGCCGAGGCCGACGAGTACGTCGACTCCAAGCTCGCGAACTTCGAGGTCGTCCTCACCAAGACCCTCGGCTCCGTCGACCGCGGCCGCGAGAAGCTGCTCGGCAGGGGCCCCGGCCTCGACGAGCAGGGCTACGCCGACGAGGAGGCCCCCGAGCGCAGCCACGACCCGGAGACCCTGCGTCAGCGCGCGGACGAGTACGTCGACACCAAGCTCGGCGCCTTCGAGGCCGTGCTCTCCAAGACCCTCGACGCTGTCGGCCGCGGCCGGCAGAAGCTGCACGGACGCGTGGCCTCGGACGATCTCGGCGCGCACATGGTGGCCCAGGACGGCGCGGGGCAGCAGCACAGCAGCGACGCGGACTTCCTCGCGGACCTCGCCGAGCCGCAGGGCGCACTCGCGCCGCAGGACGTGGTGCCGATGGACGTGGTGCCGATGGACGTCGTGCCGGTGCCGGAGCAGCCGCAGATCCCGGCGCAGCAGCCGTACGACCCGTACGGCTACCAGCAGCCGCAGCCGCAGCAGCCGCAGGACCCCTACGCGTACCAGCAGCACCAGCAGGACCCGTACGCCGGTCAGCAGCAGGACCCGTACGGCTACCAGCAGCAGGACCCCTACGCGTACCAGCAGCAGGGTTACGACCAGGGCTACGGCCAGCAGCCGCAGGTGCCCGCACAGCCCCCGCAGCAGGCCGCCGCGCTGGACGAGACCAGCCTTTTCGACACCAGCATGATCGACCTCGATCAGCTGCGGGAGTACGAGCAGGGGCGTTAG
- the coaD gene encoding pantetheine-phosphate adenylyltransferase, whose product MRRAVCPGSFDPITNGHLDIIARASKLYDVVHVAVMINQSKQGLFTIEERIDLIREITAEFGNVEVEAFHGLLVDFCKERDIPAIVKGLRAVSDFDYELQMAQMNNGLSGVETLFVPTNPTYSFLSSSLVKEVAAWGGDVSHLVPPRVLGALTERLAKK is encoded by the coding sequence ATGCGCCGCGCCGTCTGTCCCGGGTCATTCGACCCGATCACCAATGGACATCTCGACATCATTGCCCGCGCCTCCAAGCTGTACGACGTCGTACACGTCGCGGTGATGATCAATCAGTCGAAGCAGGGACTGTTCACGATCGAGGAGCGGATCGACCTGATCCGCGAGATCACCGCCGAATTCGGCAATGTCGAGGTCGAGGCCTTCCACGGCCTTCTCGTCGACTTCTGCAAGGAGCGCGACATCCCGGCCATCGTCAAGGGCCTCCGCGCGGTCAGCGACTTCGACTACGAGCTGCAGATGGCCCAGATGAACAACGGCCTCTCGGGCGTCGAGACCCTGTTCGTCCCGACCAACCCCACCTACAGTTTCCTCTCCTCCAGCCTGGTCAAGGAGGTCGCGGCCTGGGGTGGCGACGTCTCCCATCTGGTCCCCCCGAGGGTCCTCGGCGCTCTCACCGAGCGCCTCGCGAAGAAGTGA